A DNA window from Nitrospirota bacterium contains the following coding sequences:
- a CDS encoding type II toxin-antitoxin system RelE/ParE family toxin has protein sequence MPFELRYHPDVKTVDMPLLNERLKKRIKNAIESRLMTAPHQYGEPLRKTLKGYWKLRVGDYRVVFKIVNNEVWILGIIHRKHVYEMMEKRVSKG, from the coding sequence TTGCCTTTTGAGCTTAGATATCATCCTGATGTTAAGACAGTTGATATGCCATTGCTCAATGAGAGGCTTAAAAAACGTATTAAAAATGCTATAGAATCTCGTCTTATGACTGCTCCTCATCAATACGGTGAGCCCTTAAGAAAGACCCTTAAAGGGTATTGGAAATTAAGGGTTGGGGATTACAGGGTAGTATTTAAAATAGTAAATAATGAAGTATGGATACTCGGTATTATCCATAGAAAACATGTGTATGAAATGATGGAGAAAAGGGTATCAAAAGGATAG